A window from Mycobacterium saskatchewanense encodes these proteins:
- the ypfJ gene encoding KPN_02809 family neutral zinc metallopeptidase: MFNDGMQIDTSTASSSGGRGIRMALGGGAGGLLIIFLALFFGVDPGGIVSQQPMDTSGDVAPGFDLSVCKTGADANKYVQCRVVATGNSVDAVWHQLMPKTYTRPHMRLFTGSVDTGCGPATTAVGPFYCPVDQTAYFDTDFFQELVDKFGSSGGPFAQEYVVAHEYGHHVQQLQGVLGRSQQGAQGAGGNGVRTELQADCYAGIWAHYASTVKQESTGVPYLEPLSDKDIADALSAAASVGDDRIQKESTGRVNPESWTHGSSAQRQHWFTVGYQTGDPNKCDTFSATSLG, encoded by the coding sequence ATGTTCAACGACGGAATGCAGATCGACACCAGCACCGCGTCGAGCTCCGGCGGCCGCGGGATTCGCATGGCCCTCGGGGGCGGCGCCGGCGGGCTGCTGATCATCTTCCTGGCGTTGTTCTTCGGTGTCGACCCCGGCGGGATCGTGAGCCAGCAGCCGATGGATACCAGCGGCGACGTGGCACCCGGGTTCGACCTCAGCGTCTGCAAGACCGGCGCCGACGCCAACAAGTACGTGCAGTGCCGGGTGGTGGCGACGGGCAACTCCGTGGACGCGGTGTGGCACCAGCTGATGCCCAAGACCTACACCCGGCCGCACATGCGGTTGTTCACCGGATCGGTGGACACCGGCTGCGGGCCGGCCACCACCGCCGTCGGGCCGTTCTACTGCCCGGTGGACCAGACGGCCTACTTCGACACCGACTTCTTCCAGGAGCTGGTCGACAAATTCGGTTCCAGCGGTGGGCCGTTCGCGCAGGAGTACGTCGTCGCCCACGAGTACGGCCACCACGTTCAGCAGCTGCAGGGCGTGCTGGGCCGCTCGCAGCAGGGCGCGCAGGGCGCCGGCGGCAACGGGGTGCGCACCGAGCTGCAGGCCGACTGCTACGCCGGCATCTGGGCGCACTACGCCTCGACCGTCAAACAGGAGAGCACCGGCGTGCCCTATCTGGAACCGTTGAGCGACAAGGACATTGCCGACGCGCTGTCGGCCGCGGCGTCGGTCGGCGACGACCGCATCCAGAAGGAGTCGACCGGGCGCGTCAATCCCGAGTCGTGGACCCACGGTTCGTCGGCGCAGCGGCAGCACTGGTTCACCGTCGGCTACCAGACGGGCGACCCGAACAAGTGCGACACGTTCAGCGCGACCAGTCTCGGCTAG
- a CDS encoding formylglycine-generating enzyme family protein, with translation MLTELVGLPGGSFEMGSASFYPEETPVHTESVGPLAIERHPVTNAQFAEFVAATGYVTVAERSLDPAQYPGLDPQDCAPGALVFRPTPGPVDLRDWRQWWTWVPGAHWRRPFGPDSSIDDRPDHPVVQVAFPDASAYARWAGRRLPTEAEWEYAARAGTTTVYPWGDTVAPDGQLMANTWQGDFPYHNTGALGWVGTSPVESFPPNGFGLFDMIGNVWEWTVTRYQTRHRPGGPANTCCPPPDMGDPAVMQTLKGGSHLCAPEYCHRYRAAARSSQSQDSATSHIGFRCAT, from the coding sequence GTGCTCACAGAATTGGTAGGCCTGCCGGGCGGCTCGTTTGAGATGGGATCGGCCTCGTTCTATCCGGAGGAGACGCCGGTCCACACGGAGTCGGTGGGGCCCTTGGCGATTGAACGCCACCCGGTCACCAACGCCCAGTTCGCCGAATTCGTGGCCGCGACCGGTTATGTCACGGTCGCCGAGCGAAGCCTGGACCCCGCGCAGTACCCGGGCCTGGACCCCCAGGACTGCGCGCCGGGCGCGCTGGTGTTCCGCCCGACGCCCGGTCCGGTGGACCTGCGGGACTGGCGGCAGTGGTGGACATGGGTTCCCGGCGCGCACTGGCGGCGTCCGTTCGGGCCCGATTCGTCCATCGACGACCGCCCCGACCACCCCGTCGTGCAGGTCGCCTTTCCCGACGCGTCCGCGTACGCCCGCTGGGCCGGGCGCCGGCTGCCGACCGAGGCCGAATGGGAGTACGCCGCCCGGGCCGGAACGACGACCGTCTACCCGTGGGGTGACACGGTCGCCCCGGACGGGCAGCTGATGGCCAACACGTGGCAGGGGGACTTCCCCTACCACAACACCGGCGCCCTCGGCTGGGTCGGCACGTCACCCGTGGAATCGTTCCCGCCCAACGGGTTCGGCCTCTTCGACATGATCGGCAACGTCTGGGAGTGGACCGTCACGCGGTACCAGACCCGGCACCGGCCCGGCGGTCCGGCCAACACGTGCTGCCCGCCGCCGGACATGGGCGACCCGGCGGTCATGCAGACACTGAAGGGCGGCTCCCACCTGTGCGCCCCGGAGTACTGCCATCGGTACCGGGCCGCCGCGCGGTCGTCGCAGTCGCAGGACAGCGCGACCTCCCACATCGGATTCCGCTGCGCGACGTAA